In Hallerella succinigenes, the following are encoded in one genomic region:
- the rpoC gene encoding DNA-directed RNA polymerase subunit beta', with amino-acid sequence MSEETFDYSENNNGEVSIHLASPELIRQWSYGEVTKPETINYRSFKPERDGLFCERIFGPVKNWECNCGKYKRIRFKGVICDRCGVEVTHSKVRRERMGHIELAIPLAHVWFVKNQPCVLGAILNLDTKSLDNIIYYEKYIVLDPGDTDLQPNELIDESKYIDLEREGRHFSAKMGAAALKQLLANIDFVQLSDELRVEAASKSKTKRDDAIKRLKIVESFKKSQMDDFLSYYEDPEKKKNSDIPWAKDIAEKVEDFKYGVIGADGERKGGYAAKTEGKEFNLLDAFTQFREAYPHEAKNLSNQPEWMILDVLPVIPPDLRPLVPLDGGRFATSDLNELYRRVINRNNRLKKLIDIKAPDVILCNEKRMLQEAVDQLFDSGRRSVRAGSNRPLKSLSELLKGKQGRFRMNLLGKRVDYSGRSVIVVGPELKMHQCGLPKRMALELYKPFIIQRLEEEGIVYTLKAAKKYVDAERPEVWDILEQIIEDHPVMLNRAPTLHRLGIQAFYPKLIEGNAIRLHPLVCTAFNADFDGDQMAVHLPLSFETQLECRVLMLSSNNILHPASGQPIAVPGQDIVLGLYYISKPRPNRKGAGMRFYDPDEALRAYNTGVIDLNAECYLHLPAGRKIYMGALEKDTPCLTEQPDDNGKCEVIAKAGQKIKFLTLKEPSLIKTTMGRIILNEIIPNAVGYANETFGKKVIAKSIDDLYRRTGNRVTVEYLDDLKALGYKWAAISGSSVAISEMVIPPEKQQLLEEANEKVTRIRELYEDGVITDGERYNQIIDVWSKTTSDVAAKQWDLLSHDRDGFNPVYMMADSGARGSREQIKQLSGMRGLMQKPTKQLGGQEVIENPIKSCFREGLNEMEYFISAHGARKGLADTALKTADAGYLTRRLVDVAQDLVIVEEDCHTKDGIDISAYKDGDDTIIPLEERLLGRAPVEDIVHPVTGEVIVKAGELVTESDLPKISATGLEHVKMRSVLTCSARHGVCAKCYGRMLASGRPVDLGEAVGVIAAQSIGEPGTQLTLRTFHIGGASSRLTVENSKSAPVDGKVELDNVNTLEHDGHKVVVSRMGELVIFDSTGINKGRWQIPYGAILYVENGAAVTKDTKLFEWDPYTSPILSNVSGKIQFIDLIENTTYRVDKDDVTGVETWTVISDRHGKHRPAINVLDAAGNRQGVYYLPDGAILSVHDGDNAVPGEILAKLPRAVGKTKDITGGLPRVAELFEARVPKNVAVIAPIDGIVEYGNEERGNQKVIIKNAEEEQSVLVPRGRHLAVLEGDRVSRGQKICDGSVDPHDILRVQGPEAVQRHLVNEIQAVYRLQGVAIADKHIECIVRQMMRKIKISDPGDSDLLPDEEISKARLRVKNDKLKAEGRAEAKGTPMLLGITKSSLATDSFISAASFQETTKILTRAAIEGSVDPLMGLKENVIMGHLIPCGTGARHLRDVVVIDSDAEAEAAANRASQLESENSVGDIDFSLPDTGSEASEDNGDNIE; translated from the coding sequence ATGTCAGAAGAAACTTTCGATTATTCTGAAAACAACAATGGTGAAGTCTCCATTCACCTTGCTTCTCCTGAATTGATTCGTCAGTGGTCCTATGGTGAAGTCACCAAGCCTGAAACGATCAATTACCGTTCTTTCAAGCCGGAACGCGATGGCTTGTTCTGTGAACGCATTTTCGGACCGGTGAAGAACTGGGAATGTAATTGCGGTAAGTACAAGCGTATCCGTTTCAAGGGTGTCATTTGCGACCGTTGCGGTGTGGAAGTTACCCATTCCAAGGTTCGTCGTGAACGTATGGGTCACATCGAACTCGCTATCCCTCTCGCACACGTTTGGTTCGTGAAGAATCAGCCGTGCGTGCTCGGTGCGATTTTGAATCTTGACACCAAGTCCCTCGACAACATCATTTACTACGAAAAGTACATCGTGCTCGATCCGGGTGATACCGATCTCCAGCCGAATGAACTGATCGACGAAAGCAAGTATATCGACCTCGAAAGAGAAGGTCGTCACTTCTCCGCGAAGATGGGTGCAGCCGCTTTGAAACAGCTCCTTGCAAACATCGACTTCGTCCAGCTTTCTGACGAACTCCGCGTGGAAGCCGCGTCCAAGTCCAAGACGAAGCGTGACGATGCCATCAAGCGCTTGAAGATTGTCGAATCCTTCAAGAAGTCTCAGATGGACGACTTCCTTTCTTACTACGAAGATCCGGAAAAGAAAAAGAACAGCGATATTCCTTGGGCTAAGGACATCGCCGAAAAGGTCGAAGACTTTAAGTACGGCGTCATCGGTGCTGATGGCGAACGCAAGGGCGGTTATGCCGCTAAGACCGAAGGCAAGGAATTCAACCTTCTCGATGCGTTTACCCAGTTCCGCGAAGCGTATCCGCATGAAGCCAAGAACCTCTCTAACCAGCCGGAATGGATGATTCTTGACGTTCTCCCGGTGATTCCGCCCGATCTGCGCCCGCTTGTTCCGCTCGATGGTGGCCGTTTCGCTACCTCTGACTTGAACGAGCTCTATCGTCGTGTCATCAACCGCAATAACCGCTTGAAGAAGTTGATCGACATCAAGGCTCCGGACGTGATTCTTTGCAACGAAAAGCGCATGCTCCAGGAAGCTGTGGACCAGCTGTTCGACAGCGGTCGTCGTTCCGTCCGCGCTGGTTCTAACCGTCCGTTGAAGTCGCTCTCTGAACTTCTCAAGGGTAAGCAGGGCCGCTTCCGTATGAACCTTCTCGGTAAGCGTGTGGACTATTCTGGTCGTTCCGTGATCGTCGTGGGTCCGGAACTCAAGATGCACCAGTGCGGTCTTCCGAAGCGCATGGCTCTTGAACTTTACAAGCCGTTCATCATCCAGCGTTTGGAAGAAGAAGGCATTGTTTATACGCTCAAGGCTGCTAAGAAGTATGTCGATGCAGAACGTCCTGAAGTTTGGGACATTCTCGAACAGATTATTGAAGACCATCCGGTTATGTTGAACCGTGCTCCGACGCTTCACCGTCTGGGTATTCAGGCCTTCTATCCGAAGCTCATCGAAGGTAATGCGATCCGTCTTCACCCGCTCGTTTGTACGGCTTTCAACGCTGACTTCGACGGTGACCAGATGGCAGTCCATCTTCCGCTGTCCTTCGAAACGCAGCTCGAATGCCGCGTGCTCATGCTTTCCTCCAACAACATTCTTCACCCGGCTTCCGGTCAGCCGATTGCTGTTCCGGGCCAGGATATCGTGCTCGGCTTGTACTACATCTCCAAGCCGCGTCCGAACCGCAAGGGTGCTGGAATGCGCTTCTACGATCCGGACGAAGCTCTTCGTGCATACAATACCGGCGTGATCGATTTGAATGCGGAATGCTACCTCCATTTGCCGGCAGGCCGTAAGATCTACATGGGCGCTCTTGAAAAGGATACCCCGTGCTTGACCGAACAGCCGGATGATAACGGCAAGTGCGAAGTGATCGCGAAGGCTGGTCAGAAGATTAAGTTCCTCACCTTGAAGGAACCGTCTCTCATCAAGACCACCATGGGTCGTATCATTCTGAACGAAATTATCCCGAACGCAGTCGGTTATGCAAACGAAACCTTCGGTAAGAAGGTGATTGCGAAGTCCATCGACGATCTTTATCGTCGTACCGGCAACCGCGTGACGGTCGAATACCTCGATGACCTGAAGGCCCTCGGTTATAAGTGGGCTGCTATCTCGGGCTCCTCTGTGGCCATCTCCGAAATGGTGATTCCGCCAGAAAAGCAGCAGTTGCTCGAAGAAGCAAACGAAAAGGTCACCCGTATTCGCGAACTTTACGAAGACGGTGTCATCACGGACGGTGAACGTTATAACCAGATTATTGACGTTTGGTCCAAGACGACGAGCGATGTCGCTGCTAAGCAGTGGGATCTCCTCTCTCACGACCGTGACGGATTCAACCCTGTCTATATGATGGCGGATTCCGGCGCTCGTGGTAGCCGTGAACAGATCAAGCAGCTCTCTGGTATGCGTGGTTTGATGCAGAAGCCGACCAAGCAACTCGGCGGTCAGGAAGTCATCGAAAACCCGATTAAGTCCTGCTTCCGTGAAGGCTTGAACGAAATGGAATACTTCATTTCTGCTCACGGTGCTCGTAAGGGTCTTGCTGATACCGCTCTGAAGACGGCTGACGCTGGTTACTTGACCCGTCGTCTTGTTGACGTCGCCCAGGACCTCGTGATTGTGGAAGAAGATTGCCACACGAAGGATGGTATCGATATTTCCGCCTATAAGGACGGTGACGATACGATTATCCCGCTCGAAGAACGTCTCCTCGGTCGCGCTCCGGTCGAAGACATCGTTCACCCGGTGACAGGTGAAGTGATTGTCAAGGCTGGCGAACTTGTGACGGAAAGTGATCTTCCGAAGATTTCTGCAACGGGTCTTGAACACGTGAAGATGCGCTCTGTGCTTACCTGTAGTGCCCGCCACGGTGTCTGTGCGAAGTGCTACGGCCGTATGCTGGCGTCCGGTCGTCCGGTTGACCTCGGCGAAGCCGTCGGTGTTATCGCGGCTCAATCCATCGGTGAACCGGGTACGCAGCTGACTCTCCGTACGTTCCACATTGGTGGTGCTTCTAGCCGTCTCACGGTTGAAAACTCGAAGAGCGCTCCGGTTGATGGCAAGGTTGAACTTGATAACGTCAATACGCTTGAACACGACGGTCACAAGGTTGTCGTGAGCCGTATGGGCGAACTCGTGATTTTTGACTCCACCGGCATTAACAAGGGTCGTTGGCAGATTCCATATGGTGCAATCCTCTATGTGGAAAATGGCGCAGCGGTAACGAAGGATACGAAGCTCTTTGAATGGGATCCGTATACGAGCCCGATTCTTAGTAACGTCAGCGGTAAGATCCAGTTCATCGACTTGATTGAAAACACGACCTATCGTGTGGATAAGGACGATGTGACCGGCGTGGAAACCTGGACCGTCATTAGTGACCGTCATGGTAAGCACCGCCCGGCTATCAACGTTCTCGACGCAGCTGGCAACCGTCAGGGTGTTTACTACCTGCCGGATGGTGCTATTCTTTCTGTCCACGACGGCGACAACGCTGTGCCGGGCGAAATCCTCGCCAAGTTGCCGCGTGCTGTCGGTAAGACTAAGGATATTACGGGTGGTCTTCCTCGTGTTGCAGAACTCTTCGAAGCGCGTGTTCCGAAGAATGTCGCTGTGATTGCTCCAATCGACGGTATCGTCGAATACGGTAACGAAGAACGCGGCAACCAGAAGGTAATCATCAAGAACGCCGAAGAAGAACAGAGCGTGCTCGTGCCACGTGGCCGTCATCTCGCCGTGCTCGAAGGCGACCGTGTCAGCAGAGGTCAGAAGATCTGCGACGGTTCTGTCGATCCGCACGATATTCTTCGTGTTCAGGGCCCAGAAGCCGTGCAGCGTCACCTGGTGAATGAAATCCAGGCCGTGTACCGCCTTCAGGGTGTGGCTATCGCTGATAAGCACATTGAATGCATTGTGCGTCAGATGATGCGTAAAATCAAAATTTCCGATCCTGGTGATTCCGATCTCCTTCCGGATGAAGAAATCTCCAAGGCTCGTCTGCGCGTGAAAAACGACAAGCTCAAGGCAGAAGGTCGTGCCGAAGCAAAGGGAACCCCGATGCTCCTCGGTATTACCAAGTCCTCGCTTGCTACGGATAGCTTCATTTCCGCAGCGTCCTTCCAGGAAACAACGAAGATCCTCACTCGTGCTGCAATTGAAGGTAGTGTGGACCCGTTGATGGGACTTAAGGAAAACGTCATTATGGGTCACCTGATTCCATGCGGAACGGGTGCAAGACATCTGCGTGACGTCGTGGTCATTGATTCCGACGCAGAAGCTGAGGCTGCCGCTAACCGGGCTTCCCAGTTGGAATCTGAAAATTCGGTCGGCGATATCGATTTCTCGCTGCCGGATACCGGATCCGAAGCCTCGGAAGATAATGGAGATAACATCGAATAA
- the rpsL gene encoding 30S ribosomal protein S12: MPTIQQLVRKGREKILNRTASPALKQSPQKRGVCTRVYTTTPKKPNSALRKIARVRLSNKMEVTAYIPGEGHNLQEHSIVLIRGGRVKDVPGVRYHIIRGTLDTQAVNGRNQARSKYGVKRKAPAKK, translated from the coding sequence ATGCCTACTATACAACAGCTCGTCCGTAAGGGCCGTGAAAAAATCCTCAACAGAACCGCTTCGCCGGCTCTGAAACAAAGTCCGCAGAAGCGCGGTGTTTGCACTCGTGTGTACACCACCACGCCGAAGAAGCCGAACTCCGCTCTCCGTAAGATTGCTCGTGTCCGTCTTTCCAACAAGATGGAAGTGACAGCTTACATTCCGGGTGAAGGCCACAACCTCCAGGAACACTCTATCGTCCTCATTCGTGGCGGTCGTGTTAAGGATGTTCCGGGTGTCCGTTACCACATCATTCGCGGTACGCTCGATACTCAGGCTGTGAACGGTCGTAATCAGGCACGTTCCAAGTACGGTGTTAAGAGAAAAGCTCCGGCTAAGAAGTAA
- the rpsG gene encoding 30S ribosomal protein S7, translated as MSRRRKTIHKRTIADPRYHSVLITELIGVVLKQGKKTIAEQIVYTALDLLDKKVEGEGSPLDKFEECLENIKPKLEVKSRRIGGANYQVPMEVAPDRAKALALRWLLTAARNRTEANMAQRLAAELVAAKNNEGNAIRKKQDVHKMAEANRAFAHFRF; from the coding sequence ATGTCTAGAAGAAGAAAGACTATTCACAAGCGCACCATTGCAGACCCGCGTTATCATTCCGTTTTAATCACCGAACTCATTGGTGTCGTTCTCAAGCAGGGCAAAAAGACGATCGCTGAACAGATCGTTTACACCGCTCTCGATCTCTTGGACAAGAAGGTGGAAGGCGAAGGTTCTCCGCTCGACAAGTTCGAAGAATGCCTTGAAAACATCAAGCCGAAGCTTGAAGTGAAGTCCCGTCGTATCGGTGGTGCAAACTACCAGGTACCGATGGAAGTTGCTCCGGATCGTGCTAAGGCTCTCGCTCTTCGTTGGTTGCTTACCGCTGCCCGTAATCGTACGGAAGCTAATATGGCACAGCGTCTTGCTGCAGAACTTGTTGCTGCCAAGAACAACGAAGGCAACGCCATCCGCAAGAAGCAGGATGTGCACAAGATGGCAGAAGCAAACCGAGCATTCGCTCACTTCCGCTTCTAA
- a CDS encoding FISUMP domain-containing protein yields MNKKQAFLSITLAAFLASCSDDSNSWNANEVCPESGRGTFVDERDGQVYKYTTIGNQVWMADNLNYETDYSICYDNGDSDCNFWGRYYSLQENNDEHGKLDYARVDSVCPMGWHVPTKDDLSYVVDMMGKYEDESTADRFKSETLWDGSEFSKNGVDECGFSAIPSGYLWSSGELQSLHISANYWLATMKTSGKAYQVNIASVVTGEGHSAAYMSIRCIKD; encoded by the coding sequence ATGAATAAGAAACAAGCTTTTTTGTCAATCACTCTTGCCGCATTCTTAGCATCGTGTTCTGACGATAGCAATAGCTGGAACGCTAACGAAGTCTGTCCAGAAAGCGGTCGAGGAACATTTGTTGATGAACGGGATGGGCAAGTGTATAAATACACGACCATTGGCAACCAGGTTTGGATGGCTGATAACTTGAATTATGAAACAGACTATAGTATCTGTTATGACAACGGTGATTCGGATTGTAATTTTTGGGGGCGATACTATTCTTTGCAAGAGAACAATGATGAACATGGTAAGCTAGACTATGCTAGAGTCGATTCTGTTTGTCCCATGGGATGGCATGTGCCAACCAAAGATGATCTTTCATATGTCGTTGATATGATGGGCAAATATGAGGATGAATCCACTGCTGATAGATTTAAAAGTGAAACACTTTGGGATGGGTCGGAGTTTTCAAAAAACGGTGTGGATGAATGTGGCTTTTCGGCAATTCCTAGTGGCTATTTATGGTCTTCAGGTGAATTACAATCTTTGCATATTTCTGCGAATTATTGGCTTGCGACAATGAAAACTTCAGGAAAAGCGTATCAAGTGAATATTGCTAGCGTTGTGACTGGGGAAGGTCATTCTGCTGCTTATATGT